A DNA window from Camelina sativa cultivar DH55 chromosome 17, Cs, whole genome shotgun sequence contains the following coding sequences:
- the LOC104755675 gene encoding uncharacterized protein LOC104755675 gives MLRRIFYKRARDDLAYCHRLLHVPYSEPESDSKVISEIIGIVTKKEASSSSSSPVSESTQHWRKNWQDLRKNRLTASNFSRAIGFWPDGRRNLWFGKIGVSKQFSGNRATFWDTDNEVAALERYNELTGNEILMPEFFVYKNGESPEEDWLGASPDGVINVVKDGVTSSGVLEVKCPFYNGEEVVYPWKKVPWSCVPQLQGLMEIVDADWLDLYCWTPKGSSLFRVWRDTAFWEDMKPALFDFWLKHVLPAREVYKNTDIKDPQVKLREFMPDHWHQDCKKIMRGSERISESSNRLFYEIDGKLVD, from the exons ATGCTTCGTCGTATTTTTTACAAGCGTGCACG TGATGATTTAGCTTACTGTCATCGTCTGTTGCACGTTCCGTATAGCGAACCAGAGTCTGATTCAAAGGTAATTTCAGAAATCATTGGTATTGTTACAAAGAaagaagcatcatcatcatcatcatcaccagttTCGGAATCAACTCAACACTGGCGTAAGAACTGGCAAGATTTGAGAAAGAATAGGTTAACAGCTAGTAACTTCTCGCGTGCAATTGGGTTTTGGCCTGACGGTAGACGAAATCTTTGGTTTGGAAAAATCGGGGTATCGAAACAGTTCAGTGGGAACCGAGCTACGTTTTGGGACACTGATAACGAGGTTGCAGCATTAGAGAGATACAACGAGTTAACCGGTAACGAGATTCTCATGCCTGAGTTCTTTGTGTATAAGAATGGTGAAAGCCCTGAAGAAGACTGGTTAGGAGCTTCTCCTGATGGAGTGATTAATGTAGTTAAAGACGGTGTTACTTCAAGCGGTGTGTTAGAAGTGAAATGCCCGTTTTATAATGGGGAGGAAGTTGTGTATCCGTGGAAGAAGGTTCCTTGGAGTTGTGTTCCTCAGCTTCAAGGTTTGATGGAGATTGTGGATGCTGATTGGTTGGATTTGTATTGTTGGACTCCTAAAGGAAGCAGTCTCTTTAGAGTTTGGAGAGATACTGCGTTTTGGGAGGATATGAAACCTGCACTGTTTGATTTCTGGTTGAAGCATGTTTTACCTGCAAGAGAGGTTTACAAAAACACTGATATAAAAGATCCTCAGGTGAAGCTGAGAGAGTTTATGCCGGATCATTGGCATCAAGATTGCAAGAAGATTATGCGTG
- the LOC104755673 gene encoding factor of DNA methylation 4-like isoform X2 yields the protein MYTRRELEDLEYRYYSEMKDGTRKVKTSESLFRCPFCYRDRKRDYQFDDLFRHASGIGYSSRTKDGREKARHLALERYMRKYLRPRERPDPTPTPEDVSFHPKEELTGNWNSTLSGSEEGELISVENSTSPYIVKAEPKSVSGDDPGRSGEERPNFSDNPNSSFSNEDKSSPAKRPCLIAGVKEEEEPVQQIGLSHGVKFSPNYPQMLDSLAAGNGDQMFVHPWKGILANIKRVFIEKTRKYAGESGTKIREDMASKGFNPLKVTPLWNGRLGFTGFAIVDFGKDWDGFRNATMFEKHFEVNQCGKRDYDLTRYRGDKLYGWVAKQDDYYSRHYIGDHLRKQGDLKSVSGKEAEDHRRTLSLVSNLENTLETKSSSLQQMESVYKETSSALEKRMREKDEMIDRHNEQMSIMQQTSRDYLASVYEEHENASLHLEAQRKAYEDREKYLDTCQAKNKTERRKLQWQKQKNLMAMQEQHKADEDMMRLAEQQQREKDELRKKVRELEQQINAEQALELEIERMRGDLQVMGHMQEGESEDPIIKKMIETTKEELKDKEEEWEFQESIYQALVVKHGYTNDELQDARKALINSMRQLTARAYIGVKRMGALDEKPFQKLAKEKYPAKEADEKAAELYSLWEEHLGDSAWHPIKVVVKDGNPKEELNEEDVKLQELRKELGEEVYAAVTQALKERNEYNGSGRYIVPELWNFKENRKATLTEGIVYLVNLWKQKKPKPKRR from the exons ATGTATACCAGAAGAGAGCTGGAGGATTTGGAGTACAGATACTACAGTGAAATGAAAGATGGTACAAGGAAGGTCAAAACCTCAGAGTCTCTGTTCAGATGTCCCTTCTGCTACAGAGATCGAAAGCGTGATTACCAGTTTGATGACTTGTTTCGACATGCTTCTGGTATTGGCTATAGCTCCCGCACTAAGGATGGCCGAGAGAAAGCTAGACATTTAGCACTCGAGAGATATATGAGGAAGTATCTCCGCCCTCGGGAAAGACCCGATCCTACTCCAACTCCAGAAGATGTCTCTTTCCATCCTAAAGAAGAGTTAACCGGAAATTGGAATTCTACTTTGTCAGGTTCTGAAGAAGGAGAACTGATAAGCGTTGAAAATTCTACTTCACCGTATATTGTTAAAGCTGAACCGAAGTCTGTCTCAGGAGATGATCCTGGACGAAGTGGTGAAGAAAGACCAAATTTTTCTGATAATCCAAACTCTTCATTTAGCAATGAAGACAAATCATCCCCTGCCAAAAGACCTTGCCTAATTGCTGGtgtgaaagaggaagaagaacctGTCCAACAGATTGGTCTCAGCCATGGTGTTAAGTTTTCTCCAAATTATCCTCAGATGCTGGATTCTTTGGCTGCTGGTAATGGGGATCAGATGTTTGTGCATCCCTGGAAAGGTATCCTGGCGAATATCAAAAGAGTTTTTAttgagaaaacaagaaagtaTGCTGGTGAGAGTGGAACCAAGATAAGGGAAGATATGGCCAGCAAAGGGTTTAATCCCCTCAAAGTCACGCCACTGTGGAACGGAAGACTTGGTTTTACTGGTTTTGCTATTGTTGACTTTGGTAAAGATTGGGACGGATTCAGAAACGCGACCATGTTTGAGAAACACTTTGAAGTGAATCAGTGTGGGAAGAGAGACTATGATCTCACTCGTTATCGAGGTGATAAACTTTATGGTTGGGTAGCAAAACAAGATGACTACTATTCAAGACATTATATTGGTGACCACCTCAGGAAACAAGGGGACTTGAAGAGTGTTTCTGGTAAAGAGGCAGAAGATCATAGAAGGACATTGTCACTGGTCTCAAACTTGGAAAACACACTGGAGACCAAAAGCAGTAGTCTTCAACAAATGGAGAGCGTATACAAAGAAACCAGTTCAGCTCTTGagaaaagaatgagagagaaGGATGAAATGATCGACAGACATAATGAAC AAATGAGTATTATGCAGCAAACTTCCCGTGATTATTTGGCCAGTGTTTACGAAGAACATGAAAACGCTTCTCTTCATCTGGAAGCTCAAAGGAAAGCATATGAAGACCGGGAGAAATATCTAGATACGTGTCAAGCTAAGAATAAGACTGAGCGGAGAAAGCTTCAATGGCAAAAACAAAAG AACTTAATGGCAATGCAAGAGCAACACAAAGCTGATGAAGACATGATGAGATTGGCAGAACAGCAACAG AGGGAGAAAGATGAATTACGTAAGAAAGTTCGTGAGCTGGAGCAGCAGATCAATGCTGAGCAGGCATTGGAGCTAGAGATAGAGCGTATGAGGGGTGACTTGCAGGTCATGGGACACATGCAAGAAGGTGAAAGTGAAGATCCAATAATAAAGAAGATGATAGAAACGACAAAGGAAGAACTGAAGGACAAAGAAGAGGAGTGGGAATTCCAAGAGTCAATCTATCAAGCTCTTGTTGTAAAACATGGCTACACTAATGATGAGCTACAGGATGCGCGCAAGGCTCTGATCAAT TCAATGCGACAGTTGACCGCACGAGCTTACATTGGTGTGAAGAGAATGGGAGCATTGGATGAGAAACCATTCCAAAAACTAGCTAAAGAGAAATATCCAGCCAAAGAAGCTGATGAAAAAGCCGCAGAGCTCTATTCCTTGTGGGAAGAGCACTTGGGAGACTCGGCTTGGCATCCGATTAAGGTCGTCGTAAAAGATGGAAACCCAAAG GAAGAACTGAATGAAGAAGATGTGAAGCTACAAGAGCTGAGGAAAGAGTTGGGGGAGGAAGTGTATGCAGCTGTGACACAAGCGCTAAAAGAAAGGAACGAGTATAATGGCAGTGGAAGGTACATAGTGCCTGAGCTTTggaattttaaagaaaacagaaaagctACTCTCACGGAGGGAATTGTTTATCTGGTCAACTTGTGGAAACAGAAGAAACCGAAGCCGAAGCGTAGATAA
- the LOC104755673 gene encoding factor of DNA methylation 4-like isoform X1, translated as MGLDIPASFGLLWILWDVLSCRVAMYTRRELEDLEYRYYSEMKDGTRKVKTSESLFRCPFCYRDRKRDYQFDDLFRHASGIGYSSRTKDGREKARHLALERYMRKYLRPRERPDPTPTPEDVSFHPKEELTGNWNSTLSGSEEGELISVENSTSPYIVKAEPKSVSGDDPGRSGEERPNFSDNPNSSFSNEDKSSPAKRPCLIAGVKEEEEPVQQIGLSHGVKFSPNYPQMLDSLAAGNGDQMFVHPWKGILANIKRVFIEKTRKYAGESGTKIREDMASKGFNPLKVTPLWNGRLGFTGFAIVDFGKDWDGFRNATMFEKHFEVNQCGKRDYDLTRYRGDKLYGWVAKQDDYYSRHYIGDHLRKQGDLKSVSGKEAEDHRRTLSLVSNLENTLETKSSSLQQMESVYKETSSALEKRMREKDEMIDRHNEQMSIMQQTSRDYLASVYEEHENASLHLEAQRKAYEDREKYLDTCQAKNKTERRKLQWQKQKNLMAMQEQHKADEDMMRLAEQQQREKDELRKKVRELEQQINAEQALELEIERMRGDLQVMGHMQEGESEDPIIKKMIETTKEELKDKEEEWEFQESIYQALVVKHGYTNDELQDARKALINSMRQLTARAYIGVKRMGALDEKPFQKLAKEKYPAKEADEKAAELYSLWEEHLGDSAWHPIKVVVKDGNPKEELNEEDVKLQELRKELGEEVYAAVTQALKERNEYNGSGRYIVPELWNFKENRKATLTEGIVYLVNLWKQKKPKPKRR; from the exons ATGGGACTTGATATACCAGCTTCTTTTGGCTTACTGTGGATATTATGGGATGTTTTGTCTTGTAGGGTTGCAATGTATACCAGAAGAGAGCTGGAGGATTTGGAGTACAGATACTACAGTGAAATGAAAGATGGTACAAGGAAGGTCAAAACCTCAGAGTCTCTGTTCAGATGTCCCTTCTGCTACAGAGATCGAAAGCGTGATTACCAGTTTGATGACTTGTTTCGACATGCTTCTGGTATTGGCTATAGCTCCCGCACTAAGGATGGCCGAGAGAAAGCTAGACATTTAGCACTCGAGAGATATATGAGGAAGTATCTCCGCCCTCGGGAAAGACCCGATCCTACTCCAACTCCAGAAGATGTCTCTTTCCATCCTAAAGAAGAGTTAACCGGAAATTGGAATTCTACTTTGTCAGGTTCTGAAGAAGGAGAACTGATAAGCGTTGAAAATTCTACTTCACCGTATATTGTTAAAGCTGAACCGAAGTCTGTCTCAGGAGATGATCCTGGACGAAGTGGTGAAGAAAGACCAAATTTTTCTGATAATCCAAACTCTTCATTTAGCAATGAAGACAAATCATCCCCTGCCAAAAGACCTTGCCTAATTGCTGGtgtgaaagaggaagaagaacctGTCCAACAGATTGGTCTCAGCCATGGTGTTAAGTTTTCTCCAAATTATCCTCAGATGCTGGATTCTTTGGCTGCTGGTAATGGGGATCAGATGTTTGTGCATCCCTGGAAAGGTATCCTGGCGAATATCAAAAGAGTTTTTAttgagaaaacaagaaagtaTGCTGGTGAGAGTGGAACCAAGATAAGGGAAGATATGGCCAGCAAAGGGTTTAATCCCCTCAAAGTCACGCCACTGTGGAACGGAAGACTTGGTTTTACTGGTTTTGCTATTGTTGACTTTGGTAAAGATTGGGACGGATTCAGAAACGCGACCATGTTTGAGAAACACTTTGAAGTGAATCAGTGTGGGAAGAGAGACTATGATCTCACTCGTTATCGAGGTGATAAACTTTATGGTTGGGTAGCAAAACAAGATGACTACTATTCAAGACATTATATTGGTGACCACCTCAGGAAACAAGGGGACTTGAAGAGTGTTTCTGGTAAAGAGGCAGAAGATCATAGAAGGACATTGTCACTGGTCTCAAACTTGGAAAACACACTGGAGACCAAAAGCAGTAGTCTTCAACAAATGGAGAGCGTATACAAAGAAACCAGTTCAGCTCTTGagaaaagaatgagagagaaGGATGAAATGATCGACAGACATAATGAAC AAATGAGTATTATGCAGCAAACTTCCCGTGATTATTTGGCCAGTGTTTACGAAGAACATGAAAACGCTTCTCTTCATCTGGAAGCTCAAAGGAAAGCATATGAAGACCGGGAGAAATATCTAGATACGTGTCAAGCTAAGAATAAGACTGAGCGGAGAAAGCTTCAATGGCAAAAACAAAAG AACTTAATGGCAATGCAAGAGCAACACAAAGCTGATGAAGACATGATGAGATTGGCAGAACAGCAACAG AGGGAGAAAGATGAATTACGTAAGAAAGTTCGTGAGCTGGAGCAGCAGATCAATGCTGAGCAGGCATTGGAGCTAGAGATAGAGCGTATGAGGGGTGACTTGCAGGTCATGGGACACATGCAAGAAGGTGAAAGTGAAGATCCAATAATAAAGAAGATGATAGAAACGACAAAGGAAGAACTGAAGGACAAAGAAGAGGAGTGGGAATTCCAAGAGTCAATCTATCAAGCTCTTGTTGTAAAACATGGCTACACTAATGATGAGCTACAGGATGCGCGCAAGGCTCTGATCAAT TCAATGCGACAGTTGACCGCACGAGCTTACATTGGTGTGAAGAGAATGGGAGCATTGGATGAGAAACCATTCCAAAAACTAGCTAAAGAGAAATATCCAGCCAAAGAAGCTGATGAAAAAGCCGCAGAGCTCTATTCCTTGTGGGAAGAGCACTTGGGAGACTCGGCTTGGCATCCGATTAAGGTCGTCGTAAAAGATGGAAACCCAAAG GAAGAACTGAATGAAGAAGATGTGAAGCTACAAGAGCTGAGGAAAGAGTTGGGGGAGGAAGTGTATGCAGCTGTGACACAAGCGCTAAAAGAAAGGAACGAGTATAATGGCAGTGGAAGGTACATAGTGCCTGAGCTTTggaattttaaagaaaacagaaaagctACTCTCACGGAGGGAATTGTTTATCTGGTCAACTTGTGGAAACAGAAGAAACCGAAGCCGAAGCGTAGATAA
- the LOC104755672 gene encoding F-box/FBD/LRR-repeat protein At1g13780-like — MMMPRHDRISELPESLITQILLHLPTKDSVKTSVLSTRWKNLWLHVPGLDLNCRDFSFKNQNELEMVRFIDRFLQFNPESRLLKFKVDYSRDQIPQFEDRIGDAVSRGVQVLDVKSNTLYQDADDGLVYPCIEFMPLNLYTSKTLLSLKLLCSGLWEPEGLVYMPCLRFMHLQGLRWRSSSGSGGSTMNLEKLVSGCPVLEELTYVKDINDDESVVTRVRSRSLKRFTAPVEYGCYGNLGVVQTFEIDAPGLEYMSLKEDHFDRIVVKNLTSLFMVDLDIKFIVESGRMFDSEDLSKRNEICDFLTGISSVRHMTISHQTVKVLGLYSKVGVIPKFNNLSRLHAVFPSSFIQFLPVFLESLPNLKHLILEIPYVEERTEEFKVINVPQCLVSALEFLEVKRLFDWGKEELKTASYFLENSAVLKKLTLRFMGCPQYYSDTDIYEELNNLTKRSPTCQIIIA; from the exons ATGATGATGCCTCGTCACGATAGAATTAGCGAACTACCGGAATCTTTGATTACTCAAATACTCCTACACCTTCCGACGAAAGATTCGGTGAAGACGAGCGTGTTATCGACTAGGTGGAAGAATCTATGGCTACATGTCCCTGGGCTTGACTTAAACTGCCGTGATTTCTCTTTCAAAAACCAGAACGAGCTTGAGATGGTTCGTTTCATCGACAGGTTTCTCCAGTTCAACCCTGAGTCACGCCTTCTTAAATTCAAAGTTGATTACAGTAGAGATCAGATCCCCCAGTTCGAGGATCGGATCGGTGATGCGGTTAGCCGCGGGGTTCAGGTTCTAGATGTGAAGAGCAATACATTGTATCAAGATGCTGATGATGGTCTTGTTTATCCTTGTATCGAGTTTATGCCTTTGAATCTCTATACCAGCAAGACTTTGCTTTCTTTAAAGCTCTTGTGTTCTGGTCTTTGGGAGCCTGAGGGTTTAGTTTACATGCCTTGTCTTAGATTCATGCATCTTCAAGGACTTAGATGGCGTAGTAGTAGTGGTAGTGGTGGTAGTACTATGAATCTGGAGAAGCTCGTCTCAGgttgtcctgttcttgaagaaCTCACCTATGTAAAGGatattaatgatgatgaatCGGTGGTTACGCGTGTGAGATCTAGGAGCCTGAAGAGGTTTACTGCTCCGGTTGAGTATGGGTGTTATGGTAATCTGGGAGTGGTTCAGACGTTTGAGATTGATGCTCCAGGTTTAGAGTATATGAGTCTCAAAGAAGACCATTTTGATAGAATCGTTGTCAAGAACCTGACTTCTTTGTTCATGGTTGACCTTGATATCAAATTCATTGTCGAGTCTGGCCGGATGTTTGATTCGGAGGACTTATCAAAGAGAAATGAAATCTGTGATTTTCTCACTGGGATATCTAGTGTTAGACATATGACCATCTCTCATCAAACAGTGAAG GTCCTTGGTCTTTACTCAAAAGTAGGAGTGATTCCCAAATTCAACAACTTGTCCCGTTTACATGCTGTGTTCCCGAGCTCTTTCATACAGTTTTTGCCAGTCTTTCTTGAGAGTCTCCCGAACCTGAAACACTTGATCTTG GAGATTCCTTATGTGGAGGAGAGGACGGAGGAATTCAAAGTCATAAATGTGCCTCAGTGTTTGGTTTCGGCTCTCGAGTTTCTTGAGGTGAAACGATTGTTTGACTGGGGGAAAGAGGAGTTGAAAACAGCGAGCTACTTTCTTGAAAACTCAGCAGTCCTCAAGAAACTGACTCTGAGGTTCATGGGTTGTCCTCAATACTATTCGGATACAGATATCTATGAGGAGCTTAATAATCTCACAAAAAGATCTCCAACATGTCAAATTATCATTGCCTGA
- the LOC104755674 gene encoding putative pentatricopeptide repeat-containing protein At1g13800 yields MRVFPIPILSHVRGLIRRAPSSRFYVVSALARKENFAISQSEQVKEGNFDCNVLELNEIGVLRVLNTMKDDPFLALSFLKRIEGNGSLPSLRAYAAVIRIVCGCGLDQKLDPFFMGFIRKGDEGRGFTVMELFNAIGEAEVSLVLLTRVSTALVKAFANLQMFDEAVEFFFQSYYSLGRASDIKALNFLLSRMIASGRTDLVVGVFWEIERLRLDADAHTYVLVVKALCRNDDTEGVEKLLSRLLNSETRNPCVFYMNFIKGLCLNQMAGIAYLLLQPLRDANVLVEKSVLGIAYRKVVRGLCNEMRIEDAESAVVDMEELGIDPDVYVYSALIEVHRRSMNVPKALDIFNKMVEKRVRINCVIVSSILQCCCQIGKFSDVCDLFKEVREMNIPLDRVCYNVAFDALGKLGKVDEAIELFREMKVEGIAPDVINYTTLIRGCCLQGKCSEAFDLMIEMDGTGKTPDIIIYNVLAGGLARNGLAVEALETLKLMEARGVKPTYVTHNRVIEGLIVAGKLDEAEAFYESLEHKSQENDASMVKGYCEAGCLDQAYERFIRLEFPLPKSVYFTLFTSLCAEKDYINKAQDLLDRMWELGVEPEKSMYGRLIGAWCRVNNVRKAQKFFEILLSKEIIPDLFTYTIMINTCCRLNKLKQAYALFQDMKRRDVKPDVVTYTVLLNSIPELDMKREMEAFDVKRDVVYYTVMINRYCQLNDLEKAKTHFKEMKKREIVPDVVTYTVLLSNDPELDLTREMKAFDVKPDVFYYTVLIDRQCKMGDLTEAKRIFDQMIESGVDPDAAPYTALIACCCKMGNLKEAKMIFDLMIESGLKPDAVSYTTLIAGFRRNGSARKAVTLMKEMLANGIKPTEASLSVSKAKRLR; encoded by the coding sequence ATGCGGGTTTTTCCGATTCCAATACTCTCACATGTGAGAGGATTGATTCGAAGAGCACCCTCTTCGCGATTCTACGTGGTATCTGCACTCGCCCGGAAGGAGAACTTTGCAATCTCACAGTCGGAGCAAGTGAAAGAAGGTAACTTTGATTGTAATGTGTTGGAGTTGAATGAAATTGGGGTTCTTCGGGTTTTGAATACTATGAAGGATGATCCTTTTCTTGCTTTGTCGTTTCTAAAACGAATTGAAGGAAATGGGTCTTTGCCTAGTCTCCGAGCTTATGCAGCTGTGATCAGAATCGTTTGTGGTTGTGGTTTGGATCAAAAGTTGGATCCTTTTTTTATGGGGTTCATTAGAAAAGGAGATGAGGGACGTGGTTTCACTGTCATGGAGTTGTTTAACGCCATTGGAGAAGCAGAAGTGTCATTGGTGTTGTTGACTCGGGTCTCTACTGCATTGGTTAAAGCCTTTGCTAATCTTCAAATGTTTGATGAAGCTGTTGAATTTTTCTTCCAGTCTTATTATTCCCTAGGTCGTGCTTCGGATATAAAGGCTCTGAATTTTTTGTTGAGCCGTATGATTGCTTCTGGGAGAACTGATTTGGTGGTTGGTGTTTTTTGGGAGATTGAGCGGCTGAGGTTGGATGCTGATGCGCATACTTATGTGCTTGTGGTTAAAGCATTGTGTAGGAATGATGATACAGAAGGAGTAGAGAAGCTTCTAAGTAGACTGTTAAACTCAGAGACGAGGAATCCTTGCGTGTTCTATATGAATTTCATTAAAGGACTGTGCTTAAATCAGATGGCAGGTATAgcttatcttcttctccaaccatTGAGGGATGCAAATGTTTTGGTGGAAAAGAGTGTTCTTGGAATTGCATATCGCAAAGTGGTTCGTggtttatgtaatgagatgcgTATAGAAGATGCTGAAAGCGCAGTTGTTGACATGGAGGAGCTTGGGATTGATCCGGATGTCTATGTTTACTCGGCTTTAATTGAGGTACATCGCAGGAGTATGAATGTACCTAAAGCTTTggatatatttaacaaaatggTGGAGAAAAGAGTAAGAATAAATTGTGTGATTGTAAGCTCAATCCTTCAGTGCTGTTGTCAGATAGGAAAGTTCTCGGACGTTTGTGATCTGTTTAAAGAGGTTAGAGAGATGAACATTCCTCTTGATAGGGTTTGCTACAATGTTGCATTTGATGCTTTGGGAAAGCTAGGCAAAGTAGACGAAGCCATTGAGTTGTTCCGAGAAATGAAGGTTGAAGGAATAGCTCCTGACGTCATCAACTACACGACTTTGATACGTGGTTGCTGTCTACAAGGTAAATGTTCTGAGGCCTTTGATTTGATGATTGAAATGGACGGAACAGGTAAAACACctgatattattatatataatgtactTGCTGGTGGATTGGCTAGGAATGGTCTTGCAGTAGAGGCACTCGAAACTCTGAAACTGATGGAAGCTCGTGGGGTAAAACCCACTTATGTTACACACAACAGGGTTATTGAAGGCCTGATTGTTGCCGGTAAACTAGACGAGGCTGAAGCGTTCTATGAGAGTTTGGAACATAAATCTCAGGAAAACGATGCAAGTATGGTGAAAGGTTATTGTGAAGCTGGCTGTCTTGATCAGGCCTATGAAAGATTCATTAGACTGGAATTTCCTCTGCCCAAGAGTGTGTATTTTACTCTATTCACTAGTCTTTGCGCCGAGAAGGATTATATCAACAAAGCGCAAGACTTACTGGATAGAATGTGGGAACTTGGAGTCGAACCTGAGAAGAGCATGTATGGAAGGTTAATTGGTGCTTGGTGTCGAGTTAATAATGTGAGAAAAGCCCAGaagttttttgaaatattaCTTAGTAAAGAGATTATCCCTGATTTGTTCACTTACACAATCATGATTAACACCTGTTGCCGGTTAAACAAGCTGAAGCAAGCCTATGCTCTTTTCCAAGACATGAAGAGGAGAGATGTCAAACCTGATGTAGTAACATACACAGTTTTACTCAATAGCATTCCAGAGTTGGATATGAAGAGGGAAATGGAAGCCTTTGATGTTAAACGAGACGTTGTTTACTACACAGTCATGATTAACAGATATTGCCAGTTAAACGACCTGGAGAAAGCCAAAACTCATTttaaagagatgaagaagagagaaatcgtACCTGATGTGGTAACATACACAGTTTTGCTCAGTAACGATCCAGAACTGGATCTTACGAGGGAAATGAAAGCCTTTGATGTTAAACCAGATGTCTTCTACTACACGGTTTTGATTGATCGGCAGTGCAAGATGGGGGATCTTACAGAGGCAAAAAGAATCTTTGATCAAATGATCGAAAGTGGGGTGGATCCTGATGCTGCGCCTTACACAGCACTTATAGCTTGTTGTTGTAAGATGGGAAATCTTAAAGAGGCGAAAATGATATTTGATCTAATGATTGAAAGCGGGTTAAAGCCTGATGCTGTGTCGTACACAACGCTAATAGCTGGTTTTCGTAGGAATGGATCTGCACGTAAGGCGGTCACACTTATGAAAGAGATGTTGGCAAACGGGATTAAGCCGACTGAAGCTTCCCTGTCTGTATCAAAGGCCAAGAGACtccgatga
- the LOC104755670 gene encoding protein root UVB sensitive 3-like — MREEEVSDCASMTLEEWNGSSSTKLFRTATITASTALSIQRSPNRFNHVWRRILQAFVPEGFPGSVTPDYVGFQLWDTLQGLSTYIKMMLSTQALLSAIGVGEKSATVIGATFQWFLRDFTGMLGGILFTFYQGSNLDSNAKMWRLVADLMNDIGMLMDLLSPLFPSAFIIVVCLGSLSRSFTGVASGATRAALTQHFALQENAADISAKEGSQETMATMMGMSLGMLLARFTSGNPLAIWFSFLSLTVFHMYANYRAVRCLVLNSLNFERSSILLTHFMQTGQVLSPEQVSSMEGVMPVWAASLRSTDLKILHTRVHLGVRVSSLPRLEMMQLLNGVGASSYKNAKYLLAHRKGNVSVILHKDSAAADVLKSYIHAMVLANLMRKSTSFYSEGEAWMDKHYDEFLHKLRSGGWKTERLLSPSITWRANWISHTSGAKIE; from the exons atgagagaagaagaagtctctGATTGCGCATCAATGACACTTGAAGAATGGAATGGTTCGTCTTCTACTAAGCTATTCAGAACTGCAACCATCACTGCCTCCACTGCTCTCTCCATCCAAAG GTCTCCTAATCGCTTCAATCATGTATGGAGACGAATTCTTCAAGCATTTGTACCGGag GGCTTTCCTGGTAGTGTAACTCCGGATTATGTAGGGTTTCAGTTATGGGACACGTTACAG GGGCTCTCAACTTATATAAAGATGATGCTTTCCACTCAG GCTCTTTTGAGTGCTATTGGCGTTGGTGAGAAATCCGCAACAGTTATAGGTGCTACATTTCAA TGGTTTCTGAGGGATTTTACTGGGATGCTTGGTGGCATATTGTTCACATTTTATCAG GGGTCCAACCTGGATAGTAATGCAAAAATGTGGCGTCTTGTTGCTGACCTTATGAACGATATTG GAATGCTAATGGACcttctttctcctttgtttCCATCTGCCTTCATCATTGTGGTTTGCTTAGGGAGCCTGTCAAGATCATTTA CTGGCGTTGCAAGTGGAGCAACCAGAGCAGCTCTAACTCAGCACTTTGCTCTCCAAGAAAATGCAGCGGATATATCTGCAAAG GAAGGAAGCCAAGAGACTATGGCAACTATGATGGGGATGTCATTGGGAATGCTGCTAGCTCGGTTTACCTCTGGAAACCCTTTGGCTATTTGGTTTtcgtttctctctctcacagtgTTTCATATGTATG CAAACTATAGAGCTGTCCGGTGTCTTGTATTGAATTCACTAAACTTCGAGAGGAGTTCGATTCTTCTAACACATTTCATGCAAACTGGCCAAG TTCTCTCTCCCGAACAGGTTTCTTCAATGGAGGGTGTTATGCCTGTGTGGGCCGCTTCACTGAGATCAactgatttaaaaatattgcataCGAGAGTGCACTTAGGAGTCAGAGTTTCTTCTCTCCCTCGTCTAGAGAT GATGCAGCTGTTAAACGGTGTTGGAGCTTCTTCATACAAAAATG CTAAGTACTTATTGGCTCACAGAAAGGGAAATGTTAGTGTGATCTTGCACAAAGATTCAGCGGCCGCAGATGTGTTGAAATCGTATATACACGCGATGGTTTTAGCAAACCTTATGAGGAAAAGCACATCTTTTTATTCGGAAGGAGAAGCTTGGATGGATAAACACTATGACGAATTCCTCCACAAG CTAAGATCAGGAGGTTGGAAAACAGAGCGTCTTCTTTCACCTTCCATTACTTGGAGAGCAAATTGGATATCTCACACTTCTGGTGCTAAGATCGAGTGA